A section of the Humulus lupulus chromosome 2, drHumLupu1.1, whole genome shotgun sequence genome encodes:
- the LOC133816383 gene encoding uncharacterized protein LOC133816383: MLITFLKAEGSGLRLTCALLMMKGVGKHLLQQLLNLTGSSILSLLLKHGARVSQKNKLGLTAFHTAAGNGNSQALQILLLEDLDGINYKTEMKETPLFFAVKNDHMDCAEILLRWGAN, translated from the exons ATGTTGATTACCTTCCTAAAGGCAGAAGGCAGTGGCTTGCGTTTAACGTGCGCTCTGCTGATGATGAAGGGGGTTGGAAAGCATCTCTTGCAGCAGTTGCTGAATTTAACAGGCTCAAG CATTCTATCGCTTCTCCTTAAACATGGCGCTAGAGTGAGCCAAAAGAATAAATTAGGATTGACTGCATTTCATACGGCTGCTGGTAATGGTAACTCACAGGCACTTCAG ATCCTTCTACTGGAAGATCTTGATGGTATCAACTACAAGACAGAGATGAAAGAAACGCCACTGTTTTTTGCAGTAAAGAATGACCATATGGATTGTGCAGAGATTCTTTTACGCTGGGGAGCAAATTAG